One part of the Tunicatimonas pelagia genome encodes these proteins:
- a CDS encoding Gfo/Idh/MocA family protein yields MDKKVNIAIVGLGFGAEFIPIYQKHPNANLVVVSQRNEQKLNKLADAFGIEKRYSSYDKLLEDPHIDAVHINTPIPDHGVQSIKALKAGKHVACTVPMATTVEECEEIVQLTEQTGLTYMMMETVVYAREFLYMKELYDTGQLGKVQFLKASHQQDMDGWPDYWPGLPPMHYATHCVGPVLGLTRNEAEYVSCFGSGTIREELIKEYNSPYAVETTHIKFRNSDLSAHVYRSLFDVARQYRESFAVYGSKKSVEWPLIEGNPLIMHTAKRAESEIPEEIESPDYARLLPTEIQRFTTQGVYDTDENQHLSFTQGGGHGGSHPHLVHEFVKSLVNQTAPYPNARQSANITAVGILAHKSALKGGEIIRLPDFTFEH; encoded by the coding sequence ATGGACAAGAAAGTAAATATAGCAATTGTAGGACTAGGTTTTGGAGCGGAATTTATTCCTATCTACCAAAAGCATCCTAACGCCAACTTGGTGGTCGTATCGCAACGAAACGAGCAAAAACTGAACAAACTGGCCGATGCATTCGGTATTGAAAAAAGATATAGCTCGTACGACAAGCTATTGGAAGACCCACACATTGACGCGGTACATATCAATACCCCTATTCCAGATCACGGGGTGCAGTCAATCAAGGCATTGAAAGCCGGGAAACACGTAGCCTGTACGGTGCCTATGGCGACTACCGTAGAGGAGTGTGAAGAGATTGTACAGCTAACCGAACAAACCGGATTGACCTACATGATGATGGAAACAGTGGTGTACGCCCGGGAGTTTTTGTATATGAAGGAACTGTACGATACGGGTCAACTAGGCAAAGTACAGTTTTTAAAAGCCAGCCATCAGCAAGATATGGACGGGTGGCCCGACTATTGGCCCGGCCTTCCCCCAATGCACTACGCGACCCACTGTGTCGGTCCGGTATTAGGACTAACGCGGAATGAAGCGGAATATGTCTCTTGCTTTGGCTCGGGCACAATACGGGAGGAGTTAATCAAAGAGTACAACTCTCCCTACGCCGTTGAGACGACTCACATCAAATTTCGTAATTCTGATTTGAGTGCTCACGTTTATCGTTCGCTATTTGACGTGGCTCGGCAGTACCGCGAAAGCTTCGCAGTGTATGGTTCCAAAAAATCAGTGGAGTGGCCACTGATTGAAGGCAATCCCTTGATTATGCATACCGCTAAGAGGGCGGAGTCCGAGATTCCCGAAGAGATTGAGAGTCCTGACTACGCTCGATTGTTACCGACAGAGATCCAGCGTTTTACCACTCAGGGTGTGTATGACACTGATGAAAATCAGCACCTATCATTCACCCAGGGCGGTGGCCACGGTGGCTCTCACCCGCATTTGGTACACGAATTCGTAAAATCACTGGTTAACCAAACTGCTCCCTATCCGAATGCAAGGCAATCTGCTAACATAACGGCAGTAGGTATCCTAGCCCACAAATCAGCTCTGAAGGGAGGAGAAATCATACGATTACCTGATTTCACTTTTGAACATTAG
- a CDS encoding sugar phosphate isomerase/epimerase family protein, whose translation MAARRTFIKQAVSTTAGIALGSSTALGAASASPESPPQQRVSLPENPLVLFDNFHTGNRASYSWKSKFAAAKQAGFNGFEFVLVDPETDRWKEAMDLFWKSDFNVWGFHWTTQAVIDDKATEIDEEIDKIVQNVELLAKMPIKPYFSLSLSGRGELSGPTIAESGSALAEDRHWQRAYKIISAFDRACTEHNITGALYPHTHWLCDTPQSAFKILEGAEAQTVGSAFCSHHWYANSASSELDEVLQHPLMKRLPYVVLTNGIFTPAKFSAVRFDEGQIDMAWLLAKIYEFGYSGPISSQGWNIKGDPFISCKAFVDTIQSLRTRFSEHPQLNPLYE comes from the coding sequence ATGGCAGCCCGAAGAACCTTCATTAAACAAGCAGTAAGCACCACTGCCGGAATAGCTCTGGGTAGCAGTACGGCACTGGGGGCTGCTTCGGCATCCCCAGAATCGCCCCCTCAGCAGCGGGTTTCGCTTCCGGAAAATCCGCTAGTACTTTTTGATAACTTTCATACCGGTAATCGGGCTTCTTACTCCTGGAAATCAAAATTTGCGGCGGCCAAACAAGCGGGCTTCAATGGTTTTGAATTCGTTTTGGTTGACCCAGAAACCGATCGGTGGAAAGAGGCGATGGATTTATTCTGGAAGTCGGATTTTAACGTATGGGGTTTTCACTGGACAACCCAAGCGGTGATTGACGACAAAGCGACCGAGATTGATGAGGAGATTGATAAGATTGTCCAGAACGTAGAATTACTCGCCAAAATGCCCATCAAACCTTACTTTTCGCTTTCACTAAGTGGTAGGGGCGAGCTAAGTGGCCCAACCATCGCAGAAAGCGGTTCGGCTCTGGCTGAGGATCGCCATTGGCAACGGGCGTACAAAATAATAAGTGCCTTTGATCGGGCCTGCACTGAGCATAATATCACCGGGGCTTTGTATCCCCACACCCATTGGCTCTGCGATACACCGCAGTCAGCCTTTAAAATTTTAGAGGGAGCCGAAGCTCAGACGGTAGGTTCAGCATTTTGTTCGCATCACTGGTACGCCAATTCAGCTTCCAGTGAGTTAGATGAAGTGCTTCAGCATCCTTTAATGAAACGGTTGCCCTACGTGGTGCTTACCAACGGTATTTTTACCCCAGCTAAATTTAGTGCCGTTCGCTTTGATGAAGGTCAGATTGATATGGCCTGGTTGTTAGCAAAAATTTATGAATTCGGTTACTCCGGGCCGATCTCCAGTCAGGGTTGGAATATTAAAGGCGATCCGTTTATTTCTTGTAAGGCATTTGTAGATACCATACAAAGCTTACGAACCAGGTTCTCAGAACATCCGCAACTAAATCCACTTTACGAATAA
- a CDS encoding PVC-type heme-binding CxxCH protein translates to MKSELRQVFSALIFVVMLLGCRADSKERLTDDISNAYNITLKDENLSLELVAQEPDIMTPIGMVIDQHDAIYVLESHTHSAKENYAGPKYDRIKKSVDKNNDGIPEAWMVYADSIEDGMNLAYNEEQGLFLSTKNAVSCYLDRDADGAADEKKTLLRMVRPDDVYDHAGILGVALGPDNWVYVSRGNTGGSYWRVEGSDGSYVEGYGDGGNVMRCQLDGSQVEEVAIGFWNPFDLKFSSEGRLFVSDNDPDSRGPNRLVEIVPGGDYGYQSLYGGSGIHPYQAWNAELPGTLPYAAPLGEAPCALIDASYTSFGDSYSAQLLVNVWEENNIVRVPLRSHGSTVRGEPEVLVQGDSLFHPVALATNSQGDLYISDWVMRQYPNHGKGKIWRIKAKNRPAASRSVQPTINRFAEDQRNPTELIDALATDDSFEQAIARHYLAQRASMSELMPLLSDERSTLRLQGLLTFLRRDEVLPIAELENLITDENSEIQRMALIYIGKKSVTGMQARLNTLLQENSIQPELFETFLATIRHLQPAFIEGFRAKSGKSASVKRELPPRFIEDILHNPDVEEEVKAMALPYLPDLATNTELINTLLTTAEEEPLQVALLMAARETNPTEVGDALESVFLSADNSDKVRSMALAALSYFPKKYYQEALLLLQSSSPVLQYAALKYLSLAPPENPVRAEASAWIEKNTGALSEVSLSVWKASNGDRTAPTENQEYERVDGNGNAQIGQLVYQNRTTSCTTCHKMDGWGGAFGPELSKIASSKSKRQLINAILQPSLEISPEWQGWFLVDQAGVRHTGRQIDVHEDYAELMNQSGEYDKFMHPQSYGVMERSVMPEGLHRTLTVPEFNDLITYLATLK, encoded by the coding sequence ATGAAGAGTGAACTTCGCCAAGTTTTTAGTGCTCTAATTTTTGTGGTAATGTTGTTGGGATGTAGGGCAGATTCCAAAGAAAGACTCACCGACGATATTTCCAATGCGTATAACATCACGCTTAAAGACGAAAACCTTTCTTTGGAGCTGGTTGCTCAAGAACCGGATATTATGACCCCCATCGGAATGGTCATTGACCAGCACGATGCTATTTACGTACTGGAGTCGCACACCCATTCGGCGAAAGAGAACTACGCTGGTCCGAAATACGATAGAATTAAAAAGTCAGTCGATAAGAATAACGACGGTATTCCCGAAGCGTGGATGGTGTACGCCGATAGCATTGAGGACGGAATGAACCTGGCCTATAATGAAGAACAGGGCTTATTTCTGAGTACGAAGAATGCTGTATCCTGCTATCTTGACCGCGATGCCGACGGTGCCGCCGATGAAAAAAAGACCCTGCTTAGGATGGTACGCCCCGATGATGTGTACGATCACGCGGGTATACTGGGGGTTGCTTTGGGCCCCGATAACTGGGTATATGTTTCTCGAGGTAATACCGGGGGATCTTACTGGAGAGTGGAAGGTAGCGACGGTTCTTACGTTGAAGGGTACGGCGACGGGGGAAATGTGATGCGATGCCAGCTCGATGGAAGTCAGGTGGAGGAGGTGGCTATCGGTTTCTGGAATCCGTTTGATTTGAAGTTCAGCTCTGAAGGCCGTTTGTTTGTAAGCGATAACGATCCCGACAGCCGAGGGCCTAACCGGCTGGTAGAAATTGTCCCCGGTGGTGATTACGGGTACCAATCCCTCTACGGTGGAAGTGGAATACACCCGTACCAAGCTTGGAATGCTGAACTACCCGGCACCCTTCCGTACGCTGCGCCCCTGGGTGAAGCACCTTGCGCGCTTATCGATGCATCTTACACTAGTTTCGGAGATAGTTACTCCGCCCAACTGTTGGTAAATGTCTGGGAAGAGAACAATATCGTGCGCGTACCACTGCGCTCCCACGGTTCCACCGTTCGGGGTGAACCGGAGGTGCTGGTGCAGGGCGACAGCCTTTTTCATCCGGTAGCCCTAGCGACCAACAGCCAGGGCGACCTGTACATCAGCGATTGGGTCATGCGGCAGTATCCTAATCACGGAAAAGGTAAAATATGGCGTATCAAAGCCAAGAACCGCCCAGCAGCGTCCCGTTCCGTTCAGCCAACGATCAACCGGTTTGCCGAAGACCAAAGAAACCCTACTGAATTAATCGATGCGTTGGCTACCGACGATTCCTTCGAGCAGGCCATTGCCCGACACTACCTGGCTCAACGGGCTAGTATGTCCGAGTTAATGCCGCTACTGAGCGATGAGCGTTCCACTCTCCGGCTCCAGGGACTGTTAACTTTTCTTCGTCGCGACGAGGTACTCCCGATAGCCGAGCTAGAGAATTTGATAACTGACGAGAACTCGGAGATTCAAAGGATGGCCTTAATATACATTGGAAAAAAGAGCGTAACCGGTATGCAAGCAAGACTGAATACGCTACTGCAAGAAAATAGCATTCAGCCGGAGCTATTCGAGACGTTTCTAGCGACCATTCGGCACCTACAGCCAGCATTTATTGAGGGCTTTCGGGCGAAATCAGGCAAAAGTGCCAGTGTTAAGCGTGAACTGCCCCCTCGTTTTATTGAAGATATTTTACACAACCCGGATGTTGAAGAAGAAGTTAAGGCAATGGCGTTGCCTTACTTACCTGATCTGGCAACGAATACCGAACTTATTAACACATTATTGACCACCGCCGAAGAAGAACCTCTGCAAGTTGCATTGCTTATGGCCGCCCGTGAGACCAACCCCACTGAAGTGGGCGATGCACTAGAAAGCGTTTTTTTAAGTGCCGATAACAGCGACAAAGTACGGTCTATGGCACTGGCCGCGCTGAGTTATTTTCCAAAGAAATACTACCAAGAAGCACTACTTTTGCTCCAATCAAGTAGCCCAGTACTTCAGTACGCCGCGCTGAAGTACCTGTCCCTGGCTCCGCCGGAAAACCCCGTACGGGCAGAAGCCAGCGCGTGGATTGAGAAAAATACTGGAGCACTGTCGGAGGTTTCGCTTTCTGTTTGGAAAGCTAGTAACGGAGACAGGACAGCACCAACCGAGAATCAGGAGTACGAACGCGTAGACGGCAATGGCAACGCTCAAATTGGCCAATTGGTTTATCAGAACCGAACTACATCTTGCACTACCTGTCACAAGATGGATGGTTGGGGAGGGGCTTTTGGTCCGGAACTGTCAAAGATTGCCAGTAGCAAGTCTAAACGGCAACTGATTAACGCCATTTTGCAGCCTTCGCTAGAGATTTCGCCCGAATGGCAGGGTTGGTTTTTGGTTGACCAAGCAGGGGTACGGCATACCGGCCGACAAATAGATGTACACGAAGACTACGCCGAACTCATGAATCAAAGCGGAGAATACGATAAATTTATGCACCCCCAGTCCTACGGAGTGATGGAACGCTCGGTGATGCCTGAAGGATTGCATCGTACACTAACCGTTCCCGAATTCAATGATCTAATTACGTACTTAGCAACATTAAAATAA
- a CDS encoding AraC family transcriptional regulator — translation MKSALQKSPIPEKYAFVAKTLTDPIFDPVWHFHSEYQLFLVLKGSGTRFIGDTVKPFTAGDLTFTGPNLPHLWRSDQEGKAGENLKHSEGIVVYFNEDLVGEHLFQKEEAIKLRQLFQNSLRGIEITGETAKSIRAMLMALLRLEGFAGVLELLKILDCLSKSSEIVLLASPGYTNTLKEDDTERMNEVYAYVMKHFKEKVTITTLAELTNMTPTSFSRYFKTHANKTFSDFISEIRVGHACKLLIEQEMNVSQIGYESGFQTLSNFNRQFKQITKRTPLRYKKEYHTNYRSRKLK, via the coding sequence TTGAAGTCAGCGCTGCAAAAATCACCTATACCGGAGAAGTATGCTTTTGTGGCCAAAACTCTCACTGATCCCATCTTTGATCCGGTTTGGCATTTTCATTCGGAATACCAGTTATTTTTGGTACTGAAAGGTAGTGGCACTCGCTTTATCGGAGATACCGTAAAGCCATTTACCGCCGGTGATTTAACCTTTACCGGTCCTAACTTGCCCCATCTGTGGCGAAGTGACCAGGAAGGTAAAGCAGGCGAAAATCTAAAGCACTCCGAAGGAATTGTTGTTTACTTTAACGAAGACCTCGTAGGTGAGCATCTTTTTCAAAAGGAGGAAGCCATCAAACTAAGACAGTTGTTCCAAAATAGTTTGCGAGGAATTGAGATTACGGGCGAGACGGCTAAATCTATTCGAGCAATGCTGATGGCTCTATTACGACTCGAGGGCTTTGCCGGAGTGCTTGAGCTGCTAAAAATATTAGATTGTCTGTCAAAAAGCAGCGAAATAGTATTGTTGGCTAGTCCGGGATATACCAATACGCTTAAGGAAGATGATACCGAGCGCATGAACGAGGTGTATGCTTACGTAATGAAGCATTTTAAAGAAAAAGTTACCATTACAACCTTAGCCGAGCTGACCAACATGACTCCTACGTCATTCAGTCGTTATTTTAAGACCCACGCGAACAAAACATTCTCTGATTTTATCAGTGAGATTCGGGTTGGCCACGCCTGCAAGTTACTTATAGAGCAAGAAATGAATGTATCGCAGATCGGCTACGAAAGTGGTTTTCAGACATTATCAAACTTTAATCGGCAATTCAAACAAATTACAAAAAGAACGCCTTTGCGTTATAAAAAAGAGTATCACACAAACTATCGATCCAGAAAATTGAAATGA
- a CDS encoding S41 family peptidase, protein MLTPLKLLSYLFCLIIFHTTHTYAQEHGYLDKKFTTQQLLEDFTIFRQSLEESHPGLYWFNTKAEMDRCFDQHLTAINHPMTEREFFPILSELTAQVGCLHTTIAPSELTGEVYFTDSLRYFPLDLKILDGKGYVYRNVSEVESIPPGAEIVSINETPMDSIITHLLTHTSSDGHQKGWAAYFLQSVFHVRYKYLIDDSDQFRLVVKEPNGSLADYQMVGLSYPQRDSIRDERYGATANEEPWIQLRIDKAVSTATLRIPRFANWEIDGKKYKFKQVLARSMSEILEAEVDNLILDVGDRGGGNEDYGLSLLSYFLSEPFAGYKGIEFKNKKLDSRKYSEVGWLRYKLFRTMTKFEETDSTYLLKRAAGYKRVLSTIRPAPEQFTGKVFLLVGRSTASATSDFAAWMRSLDLATIIGEETGGNYYGNTSNWEFNITLPNTKIRLLLPLARYLTNVKPDIPLGRGVIPDHLISPTIEDFLQDRDPQHDYAMRLIEQEAQ, encoded by the coding sequence ATGCTAACCCCGCTTAAGCTATTGAGCTATTTGTTTTGCTTAATCATCTTTCACACAACCCATACATACGCGCAGGAGCATGGCTATCTGGATAAGAAATTCACTACGCAGCAGCTACTAGAAGACTTTACTATTTTTCGTCAATCGTTGGAAGAAAGTCATCCCGGACTCTACTGGTTTAATACCAAAGCAGAGATGGACCGTTGTTTTGACCAACACCTCACTGCCATAAATCATCCCATGACTGAGCGAGAGTTCTTTCCCATACTTAGCGAATTAACTGCTCAGGTTGGTTGTCTTCATACCACCATTGCTCCCTCCGAGCTTACGGGCGAAGTCTACTTTACCGATAGTCTTCGTTACTTTCCCCTTGACCTGAAAATTCTGGACGGTAAAGGCTACGTCTACCGAAATGTGAGTGAAGTAGAATCAATTCCACCAGGAGCGGAAATAGTATCAATCAATGAAACCCCGATGGATTCTATCATTACTCATCTACTAACCCATACGAGCAGCGACGGTCATCAAAAAGGATGGGCTGCGTATTTTCTGCAAAGTGTGTTTCATGTCCGCTATAAATACTTGATCGACGATAGCGATCAATTTCGCCTAGTAGTGAAAGAGCCGAACGGAAGTTTGGCCGACTACCAGATGGTAGGTCTTAGCTATCCTCAGCGAGATAGTATAAGAGACGAACGATACGGAGCTACCGCTAATGAGGAGCCATGGATTCAACTGCGTATTGATAAAGCAGTTAGCACCGCCACGTTAAGAATACCTCGATTTGCGAACTGGGAAATAGACGGGAAGAAGTATAAGTTTAAACAGGTATTGGCGCGTAGTATGAGCGAGATTCTGGAGGCCGAAGTAGACAATCTTATTTTAGATGTAGGAGATCGCGGAGGGGGGAATGAGGACTACGGACTTAGTCTGTTATCCTACTTTCTTTCTGAACCCTTTGCCGGATACAAAGGTATTGAGTTTAAGAACAAAAAACTAGACTCCCGGAAGTACAGCGAAGTAGGCTGGCTACGCTATAAACTCTTCCGTACGATGACCAAATTTGAGGAAACCGACTCTACCTATTTGCTCAAGCGAGCGGCCGGTTATAAACGAGTGCTGAGTACCATCCGGCCCGCCCCGGAGCAATTTACCGGCAAGGTTTTTTTGCTCGTAGGTCGTTCTACGGCTTCAGCTACCTCAGACTTTGCTGCCTGGATGCGTTCGCTCGACCTAGCTACCATTATTGGGGAAGAAACCGGGGGAAATTACTACGGAAATACCAGCAACTGGGAATTCAACATCACTCTACCCAACACTAAAATCCGACTTCTTTTGCCGTTAGCAAGGTATCTGACCAACGTGAAGCCCGATATACCGTTAGGGCGAGGGGTTATTCCCGATCATCTGATTTCACCTACGATTGAAGACTTTCTGCAAGACAGAGACCCTCAGCACGACTACGCGATGCGCTTGATCGAGCAAGAGGCCCAATAG
- a CDS encoding serine hydrolase domain-containing protein: MHNYVLIFTFIIAFFGGSHQSIGQGATNELVIKNFVGAINNPGKTSKKLGNFVEKISLSNVSGRATIDTIIYQNEQEYIAQLSFSGINPSRIFLKFVFGRKNQLKEVILTDPTFLYPEKERAPISDTMLARINELLYRQHLNDSTNRFNGCLMVMDRDKTVFSQCYGYANFEKKLPLNDSTLFDIASCAKQFTAWAVLLLEERNKLNLSDLVTKHLLDFPYEAVTIEQLLAHTSGIPDYVGLFYKHWDKTKFATNADILAMLKADHPKLHFKPGEQYKYTNTGYALLSLVIEEISGITYSEFLQENIFDLLGMTRTRVYNTRRSQQEVLENYAYGYLTRNSLENSYFKDGQLGVLPDSVNKYQFVKYLDAITGEGNISSNLKDLAIWNNALRENILLEREDFTKLPPKHHLNSGKSIDYGFGFFLIDEERNEPIAYHTGAWPGYYSAMLRLVNQDKKVIVLSNNSYNNYLKLTGDIVSVILGEFKPEKK; this comes from the coding sequence ATGCACAATTACGTACTAATTTTCACCTTTATCATCGCGTTCTTTGGAGGGAGTCACCAGTCAATTGGCCAAGGTGCTACGAACGAACTGGTGATTAAAAACTTTGTGGGGGCGATTAATAACCCAGGCAAAACATCTAAGAAGTTAGGGAATTTCGTTGAAAAGATTTCATTATCTAACGTATCCGGACGAGCGACTATTGATACTATTATCTATCAAAACGAGCAGGAATACATTGCTCAACTATCCTTTAGCGGGATTAACCCATCGCGTATCTTCTTAAAATTTGTTTTCGGTAGAAAAAATCAGTTAAAGGAAGTCATACTTACTGACCCCACTTTTCTTTACCCAGAGAAGGAGCGAGCACCTATCTCAGACACTATGCTAGCGCGAATAAATGAGTTGCTGTATCGGCAGCACCTTAACGATAGCACAAACAGGTTTAATGGATGCTTAATGGTTATGGATAGAGACAAAACTGTTTTTAGCCAATGCTACGGCTACGCTAATTTTGAGAAGAAACTGCCACTCAATGATAGCACGTTATTCGATATTGCTTCTTGCGCTAAGCAGTTTACTGCCTGGGCGGTCTTACTTCTGGAAGAGCGAAACAAGCTTAACCTCTCTGATCTGGTAACCAAACACCTTCTGGATTTTCCGTACGAAGCTGTCACGATTGAGCAACTGTTAGCTCATACTTCAGGCATACCTGACTACGTAGGGCTGTTTTACAAGCACTGGGACAAAACTAAATTCGCGACCAATGCGGATATTCTCGCGATGCTAAAGGCTGACCATCCCAAACTTCACTTTAAACCGGGAGAGCAATACAAGTATACTAATACGGGTTATGCATTGCTGTCCTTAGTCATCGAGGAAATATCGGGCATAACGTATTCTGAATTTTTGCAAGAGAACATCTTTGATCTGCTAGGAATGACGCGTACCCGCGTGTACAATACCCGAAGAAGTCAGCAGGAAGTATTGGAGAACTATGCGTATGGCTACCTTACGAGAAATAGCCTAGAAAATTCATACTTTAAAGATGGGCAGTTGGGAGTATTACCCGATAGTGTAAACAAATATCAGTTTGTAAAATATCTGGATGCCATCACCGGCGAAGGGAATATAAGCTCTAACCTGAAAGATCTGGCAATTTGGAACAATGCACTTCGTGAAAACATCCTTTTAGAGCGAGAAGACTTCACTAAGTTACCACCAAAGCACCACCTTAATAGCGGCAAATCAATTGATTACGGTTTTGGTTTTTTTCTAATTGATGAAGAGAGAAATGAACCCATTGCCTACCACACCGGTGCCTGGCCAGGCTACTACTCTGCCATGCTGCGATTAGTTAATCAAGATAAGAAGGTAATTGTGTTATCTAACAACTCGTACAACAACTACTTGAAACTTACTGGCGATATTGTATCAGTTATCTTGGGCGAATTTAAGCCTGAAAAGAAGTAA
- a CDS encoding Type 1 glutamine amidotransferase-like domain-containing protein produces the protein MANLLLTSNGITSPELANTLVKFISHDPSRTSIAVITNGKADLKSRGAKYHWHYQHLHHYGFTNVHSFNIASSSVESLYDFDAILLAGGDCKLLLSELQGNGADIIIKSYAKNSDKIIVGESAGAIVYGPDLALVDFIESDIADDSSQLTLGLGLYDFYVLPHAHRYQERPSKFNKNLKLFEKQKKRSVFRLEDGEGMIVNL, from the coding sequence ATGGCTAATCTACTTTTAACTTCAAACGGAATTACTAGTCCTGAATTAGCTAACACATTGGTGAAATTTATTTCTCATGATCCTTCGAGAACTTCAATTGCGGTAATTACTAACGGAAAGGCCGATTTGAAAAGTAGAGGGGCAAAGTACCATTGGCATTATCAGCATTTACATCATTATGGGTTTACCAATGTTCACTCATTTAACATTGCATCTTCTTCAGTAGAGTCGCTGTATGATTTTGATGCAATTCTTTTAGCAGGGGGCGATTGTAAGCTACTACTGAGCGAACTGCAAGGAAATGGAGCGGATATAATCATAAAAAGCTACGCGAAGAATAGCGATAAAATTATCGTAGGGGAAAGTGCTGGAGCCATTGTTTATGGGCCGGACTTAGCACTGGTTGATTTTATTGAATCTGATATAGCTGATGATTCGTCGCAGTTAACTTTAGGGCTTGGGTTATATGACTTCTATGTGTTACCGCATGCTCATCGCTACCAGGAAAGACCTTCAAAATTTAATAAAAACCTTAAATTATTTGAAAAACAGAAAAAGCGGTCTGTCTTCAGACTTGAGGACGGAGAAGGTATGATAGTCAATCTCTGA
- a CDS encoding PIN domain-containing protein has product MRKKEVILCDTNILLGFLRRDQMAVDRLFRVTEGYSDWSRLAISVITYGEILPSSKKRDRKATRDFLNLFQLVELDRAGSKLVKSYFNTETFYSGMISDALIAATAVSSGLKIWTLNRSDFVRFKGVRLVHQIR; this is encoded by the coding sequence ATGCGAAAGAAAGAAGTAATTCTCTGTGATACCAATATTTTACTAGGGTTCCTGCGACGAGACCAGATGGCAGTTGATCGGCTATTTCGGGTGACTGAAGGGTATTCTGATTGGAGTCGCTTAGCTATATCAGTTATTACCTATGGCGAGATTCTGCCCTCTAGCAAAAAGAGGGATCGAAAAGCTACTCGGGATTTTCTTAATCTATTTCAACTGGTAGAACTGGATAGAGCAGGTTCCAAACTAGTAAAAAGCTACTTCAATACCGAAACCTTCTATTCGGGAATGATCAGTGACGCGCTTATAGCCGCAACCGCGGTGAGCAGTGGACTAAAAATCTGGACGCTGAACCGTAGTGATTTTGTCCGTTTTAAAGGCGTTCGCTTGGTCCACCAAATACGTTAA
- a CDS encoding polysaccharide deacetylase family protein encodes MNTTTRNYLTLALVIPMIAGLLMMLSHQPTFAQNSDNSMSQTWAEKLGYPSGKRVVILHADDIGMSEGANISAKNYLKNDHIQSVAVMPPCPNFEEFIEWAKENLQEDVGLHLTLTSEWKTYRWGSVADPAEVPGLIDSEGKLWRSVREVVEHASAEEVEKEIRAQIEKSIALGYRPDHIDTHMGTLYGSHEFTAAYTKVAEEYGIPAMVIDMSNPAVVEGFRQQGYPITDEMLAVVNNYKLPKLDYFYSVGKADTYEEKCQQFYDLVKSWQPGLIEIIFHPSEGSEQLKTITGSWQQRVWEAEMFADPDVIQFLKDEEIIFTNWKEIMERFNEGVVRN; translated from the coding sequence ATGAATACAACAACCAGAAACTACCTAACACTTGCCCTGGTTATACCAATGATAGCTGGGCTTCTCATGATGCTTTCCCACCAACCAACCTTCGCCCAAAACAGCGATAATTCGATGTCGCAAACATGGGCTGAGAAGTTGGGTTATCCTTCCGGCAAAAGAGTGGTAATTCTTCACGCTGATGATATCGGTATGAGCGAGGGAGCCAACATTTCGGCGAAGAATTATCTTAAAAATGATCACATCCAATCAGTGGCTGTCATGCCGCCTTGCCCCAACTTTGAGGAATTTATTGAGTGGGCCAAAGAGAATCTTCAAGAAGATGTTGGGTTACACCTAACGCTCACCAGCGAGTGGAAAACCTACCGTTGGGGTTCGGTAGCTGACCCCGCCGAAGTGCCCGGCCTAATCGATTCGGAAGGAAAACTGTGGCGAAGCGTTCGGGAGGTAGTGGAGCACGCTTCAGCCGAGGAAGTAGAAAAAGAGATACGAGCTCAAATAGAAAAATCAATCGCACTCGGGTATCGCCCCGACCATATCGATACGCATATGGGTACGCTGTACGGTTCCCATGAGTTTACTGCGGCCTATACCAAAGTGGCGGAAGAATACGGCATTCCGGCAATGGTCATTGATATGTCTAACCCCGCCGTCGTGGAAGGGTTTCGACAGCAGGGCTATCCGATTACCGATGAGATGCTAGCGGTGGTTAACAACTACAAATTACCCAAGCTGGACTATTTTTACTCAGTCGGTAAAGCGGATACCTACGAAGAAAAGTGCCAGCAGTTCTACGACTTAGTAAAATCTTGGCAACCCGGATTAATCGAGATCATCTTTCACCCTTCCGAAGGTTCTGAGCAATTAAAAACGATTACTGGCTCCTGGCAACAGCGAGTTTGGGAAGCCGAAATGTTCGCCGACCCGGACGTAATCCAATTCCTAAAAGACGAAGAGATTATCTTCACCAACTGGAAGGAAATTATGGAACGCTTCAACGAAGGAGTGGTTCGGAATTGA